Proteins found in one Anoplolepis gracilipes chromosome 7, ASM4749672v1, whole genome shotgun sequence genomic segment:
- the S2p gene encoding membrane-bound transcription factor site-2 protease, protein MDVLSILIVIALIHCSLFFFDIFFKSCSHFPYLYFLENTGLEIQLLRVKWFTTAFNRKIIKWGMDRSRFWTAWFNAGVIISIILLPIATIIILKMTFNLWLAGSSSDSSSGVILEPMLPGVDVPFNEMGYYTITLAICSIVHELGHALAAAREDVQLFGLGIMIVFTIPIAYVNINNEQLVALPLRNQLRITCAGIWHNIILATVAAAILVFSTWLWAPFYNLGTGIYVKTILPNSPVLGPTGLLERDVIYKLNNCPIKHSEDWYDCILYAVQHSTPGYCVKQSFIQDYDESVPAKQKANGAVNCCTADSEMGGSLCFEYIEGPQAAPLHLPPHSCLPVRAMINQSQNFCQASHECVSQDTHCMKPSLDNVTKIVQIKRKVGKDVLYFGHPADIYRTVDISDWVPEYSFLYPKLPESMALLCKYITVFSAGLAIINVVPCFFLDGQYIINIVVLYLLNSMPHNKNIREATILTITSIGTLLLTINLMYLLINKLL, encoded by the exons atgGATGTTTTAAGCATATTGATTGTAATAGCTCTGATACATTGTTCGTTAttcttttttgatatattttttaag TCTTGTTCACATTTTCCATATCTCTATTTTTTGGAGAATACTGGCTTAGAAATCCAACTTTTGAGAGTGAAATGGTTTACAACTGCTTTCAatcgcaaaattataaaatgggGAATGGATCGTTCTCGATTTTGGACTGCTTGGTTCAATGCTGGTGTTATTATAAGCATTATACTCTTACCAATAGCTACTATCATTATCTTAAAGATGACATTTAATCTGTGGTTGGCTGGATCATCGAGTGATAGTAGTTCAGGAGTTATATTAGAACCTATG ttaccAGGTGTTGATGTTCCGTTCAATGAAATGGGCTATTATACAATAACACTGGCAATATGTAGTATAGTTCATGAATTAGGACATGCCCTTGCTGCAGCAAGAGAAGATGTACAGTTGTTTGGTTTAGGAATCATGATTGTTTTTACAATTCCAATagcttatgtaaatataaataatgaacaaCTAGTCGCATTGCCATTGAGAAATCAGTTACGCATTACGTGTGCAGGAATTTGGCACAATATTATTCTTGCTACAGTAGCAGCAGCAATCCTTGTATTTTCTACATGGCTATGGGCACCATTTTATAATCTTGGCACTGGAATTTATGTGAAGACTATTTTACCA AATTCACCAGTATTAGGGCCAACTGGTCTATTGGAACgtgatgtaatatataaattaaataattgtccTATAAAGCATAGCGAAGATTGGTATGATTGTATACTGTATGCAGTGCAACATTCAACTCCTGGCTATTGTGTTAAACAATCCTTTATCCag gaCTATGACGAATCGGTACCAGCTAAGCAAAAAGCAAATGGAGCTGTGAATTGTTGCACAGCTGACAGTGAAATGGGTGGTAGTTTGtgttttgaatatattgaaGGACCACAAGCTGCTCCTCTTCATTTACCACCACATTCTTGCCTTCCAGTGAGGGCAATGATAAATCAGTCACAAAATTTCTGTCAAGCTAGTCACGAATGTGTATCTCAAGATACTCATTGTATGAAACCTTCTTTAGATAATGTGACAAAG ATTGtacaaataaagagaaaagtagGTAAAGATGTTTTATACTTTGGACATCCAGCAGACATTTACAGAACTGTTGATATATCAGATTGGGTACcagaatattcttttctatatCCTAAATTGCCAGAATCAATGGCATTACTTTGCAAATACATCACAGTATTCTCAGCAGGGTTGGCAATTATTAATGTTGTGCCTTGCTTTTTTTTGGATggtcaatatattataaatatagttgtactttatttattgaattctatgccacataataaaaatatcagagaAGCCACAATACTTACAATTACAAGCATAGGTACATTACTTCTTACAATAAACTTAATGTATTTGcttatcaataaattactatGA
- the Tfiia-s gene encoding transcription initiation factor IIA subunit 2, whose protein sequence is MSYQLYRNTTLGNTLQESLDELIQYGQITPQLAIKVLLQFDKAINQALATRVKSRLTFKAGKLNTYRFCDNVWTFMLNDVEFREVQEVAIVDKVKIVACDGKTLDTDGAAKR, encoded by the exons atgTCTTACCAATTATATAGGAATACTACATTGGGAAATACACTTCAAGAAAGCCTCGACGAATTGATACAG TATGGACAAATAACGCCACAGCTTGCAATAAAGGTGTTACTACAATTTGATAAAGCTATTAATCAAGCTCTTGCAACAAGAGTTAAATCGAGACTTACATTTAag GCTGGCAAATTAAACACTTATAGATTTTGTGATAATGTATGGACTTTTATGCTAAATGATGTTGAATTTCGTGAAGTTCAAGAGGTTGCGATAGtagataaagtaaaaattgttgCCTGCGATGGAAAAA cATTGGATACAGATGGAGCTGCAAAGCGATAA